In the genome of Hippoglossus hippoglossus isolate fHipHip1 chromosome 4, fHipHip1.pri, whole genome shotgun sequence, one region contains:
- the adgrl4 gene encoding adhesion G protein-coupled receptor L4, with translation MESLLKSPMKLVLLTAWLSSLMDPCSLSDICDSCHPLATCKSLNGSNDACFCNHGYTGDGTTFCKDDNECHNVTNICGDRGTCTNTAGSYYCTCVSGYTSTGPDKFQPNDGTECRDIDECLTGQVCGPNSNCHNTNGFFSCTCQRDYVPTADTEHFHPERGVRCKEHPQKHCHDNIRCIMQTVNKTLEFMSNLTEPQSLLKEIAKQTSGELTSVEVIAYVEALSRSASTLAAGEKDSTVKPSVINSTLSKLVEAVNNLVEKDELVAWSRIKEDRRERTITKLLHTVEQSALTLANSYKTPTELEIKATEMELKLFTFDARHTKAKVSASMGGDHMELTRRLGPEEDRNGSVSVVFLRYDSVGDILKPSSDPGVTDYSRYAGTGEITVNSPVVAAAIKPADVYQLDHVTFTLRHNEPIDTKADVTSCAFWEYEPDSLQGHWATRGCKTLHVNSNATSCSCNHLTHFAILMSSGRANLVAHYTILTRITQLGMIISLICLSMCIFTFWFFSEIQSTRTTIHKNLCCSLFMAEFIFLIGINMNTHKLFCSVIAGLLHYFFLAAFAWMCIEGIHLYLIVVGVIYNKGFLHRNFYVFGYGSPAVVVAISATLGSKYYGTDKVCWLSTENHFIWSFIGPACLIILVNLLAFLVIIFKVYRHTAVKKPEISHYQNIRSCARGALALLFVLGATWTFGVLHILYETTLTAYLFTFTNAFQGMFIFIFLCVLSRKIQEEYYRLFKNVPCCFECLR, from the exons ATGACAACGAGTGCCATAACGTGACTAATATCTGCGGGGACAGGGGGACCTGTACCAACACAGCGGGCAGCTACTACTGCACATGTGTCTCTGGATACACATCCACGGGTCCGGACAAGTTCCAGCCCAACGATGGCACCGAGTGCCGCG ACATTGATGAGTGTTTGACGGGACAGGTCTGTGGACCAAACTCAAACTGCCACAACACCAATGGATTTTTCTCCTGCACCTGTCAGCGCGACTACGTCCCAACTGCAGACACCGAGCACTTCCATCCggagagaggagtgagatgTAAAG agcaTCCCCAAAAGCACTGCCATGACAACATCAGGTGCATCATGCAGACGGTCAATAAAACACTAGAATTT ATGAGCAACCTCACGGAGCCCCAGAGTTTACTGAAGGAAATTGCCAAGCAGACGTCCGGTGAACTCACCTCGGTGGAAGTGATCGCTTATGTTGAGGCCCTGAGTCGCTCTGCATCAACGCTGGCTGCGGGAGAAAAGGATTCCACTGTCAAACCATCAGTCATCAACTCAACTCTCTCA AAATTAGTCGAAGCAGTGAACAACCTGGTGGAGAAGGATGAACTCGTGGCTTGGAGCAGAATCAAAGAAGATCGCCGGGAGCGCACCATCACCAAGCTGCTGCACACTGTTGAACAAAGTGCTCTGACATTGGCCAACAGCTACAAAACTCCAACTGAGCTGGAAATCAAAGCTACCGAAATGG AATTGAAACTCTTTACTTTCGATGCCCGTCACACAAAAGCCAAAGTGTCTGCTTCCATGGGAGGAGATCACATGGAGCTGACTCGGAGACTGGGGCCGGAGGAGGACAGGAACG GAAGCGTGTCGGTGGTGTTCCTGCGATATGACAGCGTCGGCGACATCCTGAAGCCGAGCAGCGACCCAGGTGTCACCGACTACTCGCGCTACGCGGGAACAGGGGAAATCACTGTCAACTCCCCGGTCGTCGCGGCAGCCATTAAACCTGCTGACGTTTACCAACTTGACCATGTCACCTTCACTCTGAGGCACAATGAG CCCATAGACACTAAAGCTGATGTGACGAGCTGCGCCTTCTGGGAGTACGAGCCGGACAGCCTGCAGGGCCACTGGGCCACTCGCGGCTGCAAGACCCTCCACGTCAACAGCAACGCCACCAGCTGCTCCTGCAACCACCTCACACACTTCGCCATCCTCATGTCCTCAGGACGAGCCAAC CTGGTGGCCCACTACACCATCCTGACCCGGATCACCCAGCTGGGGATGATCATCTCgctcatctgtctgtccatgTGCATCTTCACCTTCTGGTTCTTCAGCGAGATCCAGAGCACCAGAACCACCATCCACAAGAACCTGTGCTGCAGCCTCTTCATGGCCGAGTTCATCTTCCTCATCGGGATCAACATGAACACGCACAAG CTCTTCTGCTCCGTCATCGCGGGGCTGCTGCACTACTTCTTCCTCGCGGCCTTTGCCTGGATGTGCATCGAGGGCATCCATCTGTACTTAATAGTTGTTGGCGTCATCTACAACAAAGGCTTCCTGCACCGTAACTTTTACGTCTTTGGCTACGGGAGCCCGGCAGTGGTGGTGGCCATCTCTGCCACGTTGGGCTCCAAGTATTATGGCACCGATAAAGT GTGTTGGCTGAGCACAGAAAACCATTTCATCTGGAGTTTCATTGGACCTGCGTGTTTGATCATTCTG GTTAATCTCTTGGCGTTTCTCGTAATCATCTTCAAAGTGTACCGGCACACCGCTGTGAAAAAGCCTGAAATCAGCCACTATCAGAACATCAG GTCGTGTGCCCGCGGTGCCTTGGCCCTGCTGTTCGTGCTGGGAGCCACCTGGACCTTCGGAGTGCTGCACATCCTCTACGAGACCACCCTCACTGCCTATCTGTTCACCTTCACCAACGCCTTCCAGGGcatgttcatcttcatcttcctctgcgtGCTGTCCAGAAAG ATTCAGGAGGAGTACTACAGGCTTTTCAAAAACGTGCCATGTTGCTTTGAATGCCTGAGATGA
- the vtg3 gene encoding vitellogenin 3, phosvitinless translates to MFALHSSVSTMWRLLLCCLVALATCQTVRYELNLNPQKTYEYSYVGVVNFGLGMPNQAESGVRITCKVKITGVSTQTFVLKVSNLLFEEFNGFPGKNSFIPSPKLTQRIADQLAKPFMFDYASGHVGDIRASAEVSDTVVNIVRGILGFFQITVKTTQKIYELEEVGIHGKCQSNYVTEENMETKDLTITQVVDLDRCKEKAAIYRGMATAVLDQVSKQRGDSVASTVRYVYTVKPTAEGGLITRAHGLERQFFSPFNVKGGSFKMQATKEIVLLHAIDTERAVMFGAVESKGNLVYKFVNAKANVPIMMQNLDTPVPKAMELIKHLAEANKYQIDSATTEDTIKVYQLLRVIPYEGLEEIWKQLAGNEEYRRWFLDMVVEVGDARILKFLEMRFHAGDVSASEAVQALMLSMNHLNPIPELVEMAKMFLNIPFCKSNTYLWHTAVLSYGSLVYKHCAYYTPCPVAAVQPLLDMATQGLKNGSEADMVLTLKALGNAGHPGSIKTIMRFLPGVAATPVTVPPRVLSAAVQSMRLIAARDPQRVQDITMALFMEKNLPVEIRMLAFMILFDTKPPMALVSTLTTHLQMEKDLHVVSFAFSYLKSFARSRTPDNQYLSTACNLAVKILAPKYGRVSYHYSKAMRMDWFNDDFLIGTAAEVFMLRSATNIFPTEIMMKGKLFFIGRILQLLELGIHADGIKDLFSTINPGFNGDVDFTDFRSILNVLQNWDVLPNDKPVLSAYARASGQEWFFADMSKEFLQNIIRAVSPAAGKGSLLWEVIENLQKGISWHKTKPFLIFEARYYQATTLGLPLEISKYYQSVNGITVNAKAAVTPPVTEHLGQLLNSEISLETDGFIGYTKDFWVFYGINTELFQCGSELKSKMPIAIPWKFSAKINVRERKFELDFPACKKEIEIISVSSNVYAVSRNIEELDKAKMTPMIPKAIDANDEVAHTGPSVVTPESDQMMKSNSWHPLTKMCAESNIYGAGLCVESELRREYYHEEYPLYYFLGYTHMALKVSPAHAIKAVDKIHFEVNAGPSTLQMSTQQLLESLRNLSKAATQQIRLSSDSASSTRGSHQSEPDSFLEVGDSTPEAVFNVKAFALSGNEKPQGYDAAVYYTPEANVKNTQLIVSQAGEDTNWKMCMDTTVSAHAEAKAHIRWGAECQSYEMSMRAATAHLPGSMPTLKAKVHWTKIPETMAELGRRVGSYIPGVALLLGFNQQHESNVDQEVSASVVAASGDSVDLKIRFPQYTVYHNSIPVPLPPASSLGFQLYTTNTTIDGFGHF, encoded by the exons atgtttgctCTCCACTCCTCAGTTTCCACCATGTGgcggctcctcctctgctgccttgTGGCCCTGGCCA CGTGCCAAACCGTCCGCTATG AGCTCAACCTGAATCCTCAGAAGACGTACGAGTACAGCTATGTGGGAGTTGTGAATTTTGGACTCGGGATGCCGAATCAGGCCGAGTCCGGAGTGAGGATAACCTGCAAGGTCAAGATCACTGGTGTGTCCACACAAACCTTCGTCCTCAAG GTCTCAAATTTACTCTTCGAGGAGTTCAACGGCTTCCCGGGGAAAAACAGCTTCATCCCCTCCCCGAAGCTCACCCAACGTATCGCCGACCAGCTCGCCAAACCCTTCATGTTTGACTACGCCAGCGGACATGTTGGTGACATCCGGGCCTCTGCTGAGGTGTCTGACACTGTCGTCAACATCGTGAGGGGCATACTGGGCTTCTTCCAAATCACTGTCAAAACCACACAGAAGATCTACGAACTGGAAGAG GTTGGCATCCATGGCAAGTGCCAGAGCAACTACGTCACTGAAGAGAACATGGAGACCAAGGACCTGACCATCACTCAGGTGGTGGACCTGGATCGCTGCAAGGAGAAAGCCGCCATCTACAGGGGGATGGCGACCGCCGTGCTGGACCAGGTCTCCAAACAG AGAGGGGACTCTGTCGCTTCAACAGTGAGATATGTTTACACGGTCAAACCCACAGCAGAGGGAGGTCTCATCACCAGGGCTCACGGCCTGGAGCGACAGTTCTTCAGTCCCTTCAATGTGAAGGGCGGCAGTTTCAAGATGCAAGCGAC GAAGGAAATAGTGCTGCTCCATGCGATCGACACTGAAAGAGCCGTCATGTTCGGGGCAGTGGAGAGCAAAGGAAACCTGGTTTACAAGTTTGTCAATGCCAAAGCTAACGTCCCCATAATGATGCAGAACCTGGACACCCCGGTTCCAAAG GCGATGGAGTTGATCAAGCATCTGGCTGAGGCTAACAAATATCAGATTGACAGCGCGACAACTGAAGACACCATAAAGGTCTACCAGCTGCTGCGAGTGATTCCCTACGAAGGGTTGGAGGAGATATGGAAGCAATTAGCAGGAAATGAAGAATATAG ACGTTGGTTTTTGGACATGGTCGTTGAGGTCGGCGATGCCAGAATCCTAAAGTTCCTGGAGATGAGGTTTCACGCCGGAGATGTGTCTGCAAGTGAAGCCGTGCAAGCCTTAATGCTGTCTATGAACCACCTCAATCCCATTCCTGAGCTGGTGGAGATGGCTAAA ATGTTCCTGAACATTCCTTTTTGTAAATCCAACACCTATCTGTGGCACACTGCGGTGCTCTCCTATGGATCCCTGGTGTATAAGCACTGTGCATATTATACACCCTGCCCAGTAGCTGCTGTTCAG CCTCTGTTGGACATGGCCACGCAGGGTCTGAAGAATGGCAGTGAGGCAGACATGGTCCTCACCCTGAAAGCTCTGGGGAACGCGGGTCATCCGGGCAGCATTAAAACCATCATGCGCTTCCTCCCCGGAGTGGCCGCCACCCCTGTGACTGTGCCGCCCCGAGTGCTGAGCGCGGCCGTGCAGTCGATGAGACTCATAGCTGCCAGAGACCCTCAAAGA gtcCAGGACATCACCATGGCTCTGTTTATGGAAAAGAACCTTCCCGTTGAGATCCGCATGCTGGCCTTCATGATCCTGTTTGACACCAAGCCGCCCATGGCTCTGGTGTCCACACTGACGACACATCTCCAGATGGAAAAAGACCTCCATGTTGTCAGTTTTGCGTTTTCCTACCTGAAGAGTTTCGCCAGATCCCGAACTCCAGACAACCAATATCT CTCGACTGCCTGCAACTTGGCTGTGAAAATCCTGGCCCCGAAATATGGCCGTGTCAGCTATCACTACAGCAAAGCCATGCGCATGGATTGGTTCAATG ATGACTTCCTCATCGGCACAGCGGCAGAAGTCTTCATGCTCAGAAGTGCAACAAACATCTTCCCCACTGAAATCATGATGAAAgggaaattatttttcattggAAGAATTCTGCAGCTCCTGGAG CTTGGAATCCATGCTGATGGAATTAAGGATTTGTTCAGCACTATAAACCCTGGATTTAACGGGGATGTAGATTTCACTGACTTCCGGTCCATTTTAAACGTG CTTCAAAACTGGGATGTTCTGCCCAACGATAAGCCAGTTCTCTCCGCCTATGCCCGCGCCTCCGGACAAGAGTGGTTCTTTGCTGACATGAGCAAAGAGTTCCTTCAGAATATCATCAGG GCTGTCAGTCCTGCTGCAGGGAAAGGAAGCCTTCTGTGGGAGGTGATTGAGAATCTACAGAAAGGAATCTCATGGCACAAGACCAAGCCTTTCTTGATCTTCGAGGCTCGCTACTACCAAGCAACGACCCTGGGTCTCCCGCTGGAGATTAGCAAATATTATCAGTCAGTCAATGGCATCACAGTTAACG CTAAAGCTGCAGTAACTCCACCAGTGACTGAACATCTTGGACAACTCTTGAATTCAGAAATTTCACTGGAGACTGATGGTTTTATTgg CTACACAAAAGATTTTTGGGTTTTCTATGGGATTAACACAGAACTGTTCCAGTGTGGCTCCGAGTTGAAGTCTAAAATGCCAATCGCAATTCCATGGAAGTTCTCCGCCAAGATCaacgtcagagagaggaagttTGAACTCGACTTTCCTGCGTGCAAAAAAGAGATTGAAATAATATCAGTCAG CTCCAATGTGTACGCAGTCTCCAGGAACATAGAAGAGCTAGATAAGGCTAAAATGACCCCAATGATTCCCAAAGCCATTGACGCCAATGACGAAGTTGCCCACACAGGGCCCTCAGTGGTGACGCCTGAGTCCGATCAG ATGATGAAATCAAACTCCTGGCATCCACTAACCAAGATGTGCGCTGAGAGTAACATTTATGGAGCCGGCCTCTGTGTGGAGTCTGAGCTAAGAAGAGAGTATTATCACGAGGAGTACCCACTGTACTATTTCCTgggatacacacacatggcacTCAAAGTCAGCCCAG cTCACGCAATCAAAGCCGTTGACAAAATCCACTTTGAGGTTAATGCCGGCCCGAGCACACTTCAAATGAGCACACAGCAACTGCTGGAgagtctgaggaacctttccaAG GCGGCCACTCAGCAGATCCGTCTGTCCTCTGATTCAGCCTCAAGCACCAGAGGATCTCATCAGAGCGAGCCTGACAGCTTCCTGGAA GTTGGGGACTCGACACCTGAGGCCGTGTTCAACGTCAAAGCTTTCGCCTTGAGTGGCAACGAGAAGCCTCAGGGTTACGACGCAGCCGTGTACTACACGCCCGAGGCAAACGTTAAGAACACCCAGCTGATAGTGTCCCAGGCTGGAGAAGACACCAACTGGAAGATGTGCATGGACACCACTGTGAGTGCCCATGCTGAGGCCAAG GCACACATCCGATGGGGAGCTGAATGTCAGTCCTATGAAATGTCAATGAGAGCTGCAACTGCACATCTGCCTGGTTCCATGCCTACGCTCAAGGCCAAAGTACACTGGACCAAGATCCCAGAGACCATGGCCGAGCTGGGCAGACG agttGGAAGCTACATCCCCGGCGTGGCTCTG